The DNA segment GCCATCCCGAGGTCTTCCCACGCGAGCCCGTCCTCCGAGACAGAGATGATTGCGTGAGGGAGGGCTACTGCAGAACCGTCAGAACGCATTACCTTAAGAGCAACGTAGCTTATGGCGTCGTGAGTTGAGCCAAGGTCAACGACTAGGCTGACTGGCTCCGGGCCTTCGAATCCCACCATGTCCGACCAGTCGAATTCGAAGGATCCGTCCGTCAACTTGAGCCCTTCAGGGTCAGCGTAGGTTTCGGCTGGTGGGCGACTGGATGTAACTACCTTTCCGGCCGCCACATTGAAATCCGATGATTGAGCGAAGGCAAGCGCCGCGAACAGGGCGGGCGCCAGCGAGAAAAGGAAGGTTCTGACGTTGATGAATTTCATTTAAACCTCCTGTAGGACGCTCGCCTAACCGCCGAATGGCAGCGCGACATTCGCCTGACGGAGCAATGCTCCATGCCGAGTGAACGCGATTGAGCGTGGTTCCTTCTCACATGCTAGGGCTGGAGTATTCTTCTGTCAAGGAAGGCAAGTGGAACGGAGTATCCTAAGTGCAAATGTCGCGGTTATTGACCAGGCTCCGAGCGTCGCTCGCCGATCTCAGCCCGGTGTTGAGTCGGGTTGCGGAGTATGTGCTGGAGCATCCCGACGCGGTCCTTTACCATAGCGTCACTGAACTGGCTGAGGCGACTCGAAGCAGTGAGGGCAGCATCATCCGCTTCTGTCAGGATCTGGGCTTTTCAGGGTTTCAGGAGTTCAAGCTCACGCTAGCAATCGAGTCCGGCTCCCTGCCTCGAAACGGGGCGGAGCCGGTGGCTGCCAACAACACCAATCTGATGAATGAACTGGTCGATCATGCGGCCACGTCCCTGTCGGAGACCGGCCTGTTGTACGAACAGGACTCGTTCGAGCACGTGGCGGAGCGCATGATTTCTGCAGGACGTGTCGACATCTACGGAGTAGGGGCTTCTGGCGTCATAGCTGAGTACTTCGCGTACAAGTTGATACGCTTGGGTTTCACCGCGCAATCGTACACGGATATGCATCTGGCTTCGATGAGTGCATCAAACCTCAGCGCAACGGACGTAGCGATCGCGATTTCCAGTTCAGGATCTACCCTCGACACTCTGCAGGCTCTAAAGATCGCCAAGAAGTCGGGCGCCTTCACCGTGGCTGTTACAAACCGGTTGAAGAGTCCGCTCGCTAAGGTTGCCAGCCGCAGTCTCTTCGCTTCTCCGCCAGAGTCCCCGCTCACCGGTGGGGACGTCTTTGCCAAGATCGGCCAACT comes from the Trueperaceae bacterium genome and includes:
- a CDS encoding MurR/RpiR family transcriptional regulator; this encodes MSRLLTRLRASLADLSPVLSRVAEYVLEHPDAVLYHSVTELAEATRSSEGSIIRFCQDLGFSGFQEFKLTLAIESGSLPRNGAEPVAANNTNLMNELVDHAATSLSETGLLYEQDSFEHVAERMISAGRVDIYGVGASGVIAEYFAYKLIRLGFTAQSYTDMHLASMSASNLSATDVAIAISSSGSTLDTLQALKIAKKSGAFTVAVTNRLKSPLAKVASRSLFASPPESPLTGGDVFAKIGQLLVLEALTRLMVTRDERLQEHVRRTAQVVAERSM